From the Lathyrus oleraceus cultivar Zhongwan6 chromosome 4, CAAS_Psat_ZW6_1.0, whole genome shotgun sequence genome, one window contains:
- the LOC127136188 gene encoding uncharacterized protein LOC127136188 has product MIQENMKKAQDRQKSYEDHRRRPLEFGEGGHVFLKVTPRWKLKGTFKSLKLSLRYIGTYKIIGRINEVSYRLDLPGPLFDMHDVFHVFQLQQFIPDPLQPVLPDIVDVEAGLSLKPQPSHILERAAKTLRNKEIPLVKVLWEGSHPDK; this is encoded by the coding sequence ATGATACAGGAAAATATGAAAAAAGCTCAAGACCGTCAAAAGAGTTATGAAGACCATAGGCGGAGACCATTGGAATTCGGGGAAGGTGGTCATGTATTCCTAAAGGTTACTCCAAGATGGAAATTGAAAGGAACTTTTAAATCACTGAAGTTAAGCCTGAGGTATATTGGAACATATAAGATAATTGGGAGGATCAATGAAGTATCATACCGTTTGGATTTACCAGGCCCGCTCTTTGATATGCATGATGTCTTTCATGTAtttcaacttcaacaattcattcCCGACCCTCTTCAGCCTGTTCTTCCAGATATCGTTGATGTAGAAGCAGGTCTTTCTTTGAAACCTCAACCCAGTCATATCCTCGAACGTGCAGCTAAGACATTAAGAAATAAGGAGATTCCTCTTGTCAAAGTTCTTTGGGAAGGATCACACCCGGACAAATga
- the LOC127073678 gene encoding ribosomal RNA-processing protein 8 — protein MTNKKRKRHSKNDASNKNQKSPTNKEQKITSPSTTKRTKSNESSSFLEKMRARLSGGHFRMINEKLYTCTGKEALHYFREDSSLFNLYHEGYKTQMSNWPEKPVNVIIKWLKKQNPSFVVADFGCGEALISKSVKNTVFSLDLVSNEPDVIACDMANTPLGSTSADVAVFCLSLMGTNYQTYLEEAYRVLKPGGWLLIAEVKSRFDPNNGGADPEQFSKAISELGFSSVKSDLSNKMFILFYFTKKGKQNSKRKEIEWPSLKPCLYKRR, from the coding sequence ATGACCAACAAAAAGCGAAAGAGGCACAGCAAAAATGATGCATCAAACAAGAACCAGAAATCACCAACTAACAAGGAACAAAAGATTACATCACCTTCTACAACTAAGCGTACAAAGTCGAATGAATCTTCCAGCTTTCTCGAAAAGATGCGAGCAAGGTTATCTGGTGGTCACTTTAGGATGATTAACGAGAAGCTCTATACTTGCACCGGTAAGGAAGCACTTCATTATTTCCGCGAAGATTCATCTCTGTTTAACTTGTATCATGAAGGGTACAAAACACAAATGTCTAATTGGCCAGAAAAGCCGGTTAATGTTATTATTAAGTGGCTGAAAAAACAGAACCCTTCTTTTGTTGTCGCTGATTTTGGTTGTGGGGAAGCACTCATTTCCAAAAGCGTGAAGAATACCGTCTTCTCTCTAGACCTCGTCTCCAACGAGCCCGATGTAATTGCTTGTGACATGGCAAATACTCCACTAGGCTCTACATCTGCTGATGTTGCTGTGTTTTGTCTTTCATTGATGGGAACCAACTATCAAACTTACCTTGAAGAAGCATACAGGGTGCTTAAGCCAGGTGGGTGGCTCTTGATTGCAGAAGTTAAGAGCAGGTTTGATCCAAATAATGGAGGAGCAGACCCAGAACAGTTTTCAAAGGCTATTTCAGAGCTAGGATTTAGCTCTGTCAAAAGTGACTTGTCAAAtaaaatgtttattttgttttaCTTCACTAAAAAGGGAAAGCAAAATTCGAAAAGGAAGGAAATAGAATGGCCGTCACTTAAACCTTGTTTGTACAAGCGTCGATGA
- the LOC127136186 gene encoding zinc finger BED domain-containing protein RICESLEEPER 4-like — protein sequence MSYSTSLESLGDSQSPPKDGEKCLNVLNPIIDLNANTNEEPLTNESTPANEVVNEENIESSDIVIQKSKRKKTSLVWDHFKKVELKNGKKWQCIHCKINYSVVDSGSTSHLMRHLKQTCHVYKKLVAQQQKLNFQPAKSKIDEKLYGPLLMNSEGKYDHERQREATAHWIMMHEHAFSIVEKEGFHFMMKCSNISYEKISRKTLKNDCIAVYEDERKKLKSTLRTVNKICLTTDLWKSQNQKIEYMVLTGHFIDVDWVLQKRILSFVHVPPPRCGVDIADAIFKCLKD from the coding sequence ATGTCATACAGTACCTCACTTGAATCATTGGGAGATTCACAATCACCACCAAAAGATGGAGAAAAGTGTTTAAATGTATTGAATCCTATCATTGATTTAAATGCAAATACTAATGAAGAACCACTAACAAATGAATCAACACCGGCAAATGAAGTTGTGAATGAAGAAAATATTGAGAGCAGTGACATTGTTATTCAAAAGTCCAAGAGGAAGAAAACTTCTCTAGTTTGGGATCACTTCAAAAAAGTGGAATTAAAGAATGGAAAAAAATGGCAATGTATACACTGTAAAATTAATTATTCTGTTGTTGATAGTGGATCAACCAGTCATTTGATGAGGCATTTAAAACAAACATGTCATGTTTACAAGAAGCTAGTAGCACAACAACAAAAATTAAACTTTCAGCCAGCAAAAAGCAAGATTGATGAGAAGCTTTATGGACCACTACTAATGAATTCAGAAGGTAAATATGATCATGAAAGACAACGAGAAGCCACCGCACATTGGATTATGATGCATGAACATGCATTTAGTATTGTTGAGAAAGAAGGTTTTCATTTTATGATGAAGTGTTCTAATATTTCATATGAGAAAATTAGTCGGAAGACATTGAAGAATGATTGTATTGCTGTTTatgaagatgaaagaaaaaagttGAAGTCTACTTTAAGGACAGTAAATAAGATTTGTTTGACCACTGATTTATGGAAGTCACAAAATCAGAAGATAGAATACATGGTGTTAACTGGCCATTTCATTGATGTTGACTGGGTTTTGCAGAAACGCATTCTTAGTTTTGTTCATGTTCCTCCTCCTCGGTGTGGTGTTGATATTGCCGATGCTATCTTCAAATGTCTTAAAGATTGA
- the LOC127136187 gene encoding zinc finger BED domain-containing protein RICESLEEPER 2-like: MLSVAMQFKEVFPRFHDREPSYTTLPDDDDWEKVEKVSKLLEVFNVVTNIISGSEYPTANLYLAEVFRIKLVLDQAIQDESDFMKEMAKAMKGKFDKPWSQCNLVVSLASVLDPRIKMMGVNMCFPLIYPEVEARKNIENVRIALDDMYKEYADILSEHSEEGSSRSGVDQNGLILESQKSSGWSLLMNYVEEQQANPAVKYEIEEYLNEPTYKPKDNGHMSFCALEWWKLNCGKYRVFSHMAADVLAIPISTVASESTFSAGGRVIDSFRASLSSSIVEALICGGDWLRILHGIRNKPKVEQVKTEITLLP, translated from the exons ATGTTGTCAGTTGCAATGCAGTTCAAAGAAGTCTTCCCTCGTTTTCATGATCGAGAACCAAGCTATACAACTCTTCCAGATGATGATGATTGGGAAAAGGTTGAAAAAGTTTCCAAGTTGCTAGAGGTATTTAATGTTGTTACAAATATTATTTCAGGTAGTGAATATCCAACTGCTAACTTATATCTTGCTGAGGTATTTCGAATCAAACTAGTTTTAGATCAAGCTATCCAAGATGAATCTGATTTTATGAAAGAAATGGCAAAAGCGATGAAGGGAAAATTTGACAAACCTTGGAGCCAATGTAATCTTGTTGTGTCGCTTGCTTCTGTTTTGGACCCTAGGATCAAAATGATGGGTGTTAACATGTGTTTTCCCTTAATTTATCCGGAAGTTGAAGCTAGAAAAAATATAGAAAATGTGCGTATCGCGCTTGATGATATGTACAAAGAGTATGCTGATATACTCAGTGAGCATAGTGAAGAAGGATCGAGTAGAAGTGGTGTTGATCAAAATGGGCTTATTTTGGAGTCACAAAAATCCTCAGGGTGGTCATTGTTAATGAATTATGTCGAAGAACAACAAGCAAATCCTGCTGTAAAATATGAAATTGAAGAGTATTTGAATGAGCCAACTTACAAACCTAAAGATAACGGCCATATGTCATTTTGTGCCTTGGAATGGTGGAAATTGAATTGTGGAAAATATAGAGTGTTTTCCCATATGGCAGCAGATGTTCTTGCCATTCCAATATCTACTGTGGCTTCGGAGTCAACCTTTAGCGCCGGAGGAAGAGTTATCGATTCATTTCGAGCTTCTTTAAGTTCATCTATTGTCGAAGCTTTAATTTGTGGTGGTGATTGGCTTCGAATATTGCATGGAATTAGGAACAAACCTAAG GTGGAGCAAGTGAAAACAGAAATTACATTACTCCCTTGA